In Sulfurovum xiamenensis, a genomic segment contains:
- the groL gene encoding chaperonin GroEL (60 kDa chaperone family; promotes refolding of misfolded polypeptides especially under stressful conditions; forms two stacked rings of heptamers to form a barrel-shaped 14mer; ends can be capped by GroES; misfolded proteins enter the barrel where they are refolded when GroES binds) → MAKEIFFSDKARSGLFEGVTKLADAVKVTMGPRGRNVLIQKSYGAPHITKDGVSVAREIELADSLENMGAQLVKEVASNTADEAGDGTTTATVLAHAIFKEGLRNITAGANPIEVKRGMDKASAAIIEELKKISKEVKDKKEIAQVATISANSDKTIGDLIAEAMDRVGKDGVITVEEAKGINDDLDVVEGMQFDRGYISPYFVTNTEKMTCELEAPIILLTDGKVTSLKDLVPMLEQVQQSGRPLLIIADDIEGEALSTLVLNKLKGVLNITAVKAPGFGDRKKEMLKDIAILTGATLITEELGLTLEKATLADLGQAARVVIDKDNTVIVDGKGDTNAVAARVNEIKTQIGTTTSEYDKEKLQERLAKLSGGVAVIKVGAATETEMKEKKDRVDDALSATKAAVDEGIVIGGGAALIKASQAVKLDLKDDEAVGAEIILRAVYAPVKQIAQNAGFDAGVVANEIANSTDANLGFNAATGEYVNMLEAGIIDPLKVERVALQNATSVASLLLTTEATVSDIPEPPSAQPDMSGMGGMPGMM, encoded by the coding sequence ATGGCAAAAGAAATATTTTTTTCAGATAAAGCAAGATCAGGTCTCTTTGAAGGTGTCACAAAGTTAGCCGATGCTGTGAAGGTGACCATGGGGCCTAGAGGTCGTAACGTTCTGATTCAAAAATCATATGGTGCACCACATATCACAAAAGATGGTGTTTCAGTAGCACGTGAGATAGAGCTTGCAGACAGCCTAGAAAACATGGGTGCACAACTGGTAAAAGAAGTTGCTTCCAATACGGCTGATGAAGCGGGAGATGGTACAACGACTGCAACCGTACTTGCACATGCTATCTTTAAAGAAGGTCTCAGAAACATCACTGCCGGAGCAAATCCTATAGAAGTAAAAAGAGGTATGGACAAAGCATCTGCTGCCATCATCGAAGAGCTCAAAAAGATCTCTAAAGAGGTCAAAGATAAAAAAGAGATCGCACAAGTGGCTACGATCTCTGCAAACTCTGATAAGACGATCGGTGATCTCATTGCTGAGGCTATGGATAGAGTCGGAAAAGATGGTGTCATTACCGTAGAAGAGGCAAAAGGGATCAACGATGATCTTGATGTCGTTGAAGGTATGCAGTTTGACAGAGGGTATATCTCGCCTTATTTTGTAACAAACACAGAGAAAATGACCTGTGAGCTTGAAGCACCTATTATTCTTTTAACGGATGGTAAAGTGACTTCACTGAAAGATCTGGTGCCTATGTTAGAGCAGGTACAACAAAGTGGTAGGCCGCTTCTTATCATTGCAGATGATATTGAAGGTGAGGCGCTCTCAACACTCGTTCTTAACAAGCTAAAAGGTGTACTCAACATTACTGCAGTGAAAGCGCCAGGTTTTGGTGACAGAAAAAAGGAAATGTTGAAAGATATCGCTATCTTGACAGGTGCGACACTGATCACTGAAGAACTTGGTCTTACACTTGAGAAAGCAACACTTGCAGATCTTGGGCAAGCAGCAAGAGTGGTCATTGACAAGGACAATACTGTCATCGTTGATGGAAAAGGTGATACCAATGCCGTTGCTGCGCGTGTAAATGAGATAAAAACACAAATTGGTACAACCACCAGTGAATATGATAAAGAAAAACTCCAGGAACGTCTGGCGAAACTCTCTGGCGGTGTTGCCGTGATCAAAGTAGGTGCAGCCACTGAGACTGAAATGAAAGAGAAAAAAGACAGAGTGGACGATGCACTCTCTGCTACAAAAGCTGCTGTGGATGAAGGTATCGTTATCGGTGGTGGGGCTGCACTGATAAAAGCAAGCCAAGCTGTCAAACTTGATCTTAAAGATGATGAAGCGGTAGGTGCAGAGATCATCTTAAGAGCAGTCTATGCACCAGTGAAGCAGATAGCACAAAATGCAGGATTTGATGCAGGTGTAGTAGCGAATGAAATCGCTAATTCAACCGATGCGAATTTAGGGTTTAATGCTGCAACAGGAGAGTATGTCAATATGCTTGAAGCAGGGATCATTGATCCGCTTAAAGTAGAACGTGTAGCACTTCAAAATGCTACATCTGTAGCTTCATTGCTTCTGACAACCGAAGCAACTGTTTCAGATATACCTGAACCACCTTCAGCTCAGCCAGATATGAGCGGCATGGGTGGTATGCCAGGAATGATGTAA
- a CDS encoding MOSC domain-containing protein, translating to MNVIKTNIKHIYCGTVEEINDGKRKQYPSAYRKKKIDPHKSLFVNNLGLIDDMQGDKVNHGGADKAVCVYSQKYYDFFKNIHSLELPECTFGENITILDLDDSDVCIGDRFQCGEVIFEVSQPRQPCWKISSVTGIKNLTSLVVKEYKTGFYVRVIQEGFIATHDTWELISRKYPEFTIEFVNQCSLNAKDNQENIKKILTCEKLAKAYYESLLKRYKFKEHGIQNWQEDEYFSNNE from the coding sequence ATGAATGTAATAAAAACAAATATTAAACATATTTATTGTGGGACTGTAGAAGAGATCAATGATGGGAAAAGAAAACAATATCCATCTGCTTACAGAAAAAAGAAAATTGACCCGCATAAAAGCCTTTTTGTCAACAATTTAGGCTTGATTGATGATATGCAAGGGGATAAAGTAAATCATGGAGGAGCTGATAAAGCTGTATGTGTGTATAGTCAAAAATACTATGACTTTTTTAAAAATATACATAGTTTAGAACTACCAGAATGTACATTTGGAGAAAATATAACAATATTAGATTTGGATGATAGTGATGTTTGTATTGGTGATCGATTTCAATGTGGTGAAGTTATTTTTGAAGTATCTCAACCTAGGCAACCTTGTTGGAAAATATCATCAGTTACAGGGATAAAAAATCTCACTTCATTAGTGGTTAAAGAATACAAAACAGGATTTTATGTAAGAGTGATTCAAGAAGGCTTTATTGCCACACATGATACTTGGGAACTTATATCAAGGAAATACCCAGAATTTACAATTGAGTTTGTCAATCAATGCTCCCTTAATGCGAAAGATAATCAAGAAAACATCAAAAAGATCTTAACATGTGAAAAACTAGCAAAAGCCTATTATGAATCGTTATTAAAGAGATATAAATTTAAAGAACATGGAATTCAAAACTGGCAAGAAGATGAATACTTTAGTAATAATGAATAG
- the xseA gene encoding exodeoxyribonuclease VII large subunit, with protein MSQSMMSVSSLNTKIKSLLEATFMHILVEGEVASVTYHTSGHIYFSIKDQQSSIKCVMWRSSVSKLKFRIEKGMHIVIEGSIGVYTPRGEYQFYAVHVEPYGKGALALAYEQLKERLKEKGYFDAQRKKPIPKHIRKIALVTAKESAALHDMLKIIEHRWPLLEVVIVDTLVQGDEAAAQIAHALHYADSLSVDVVVVGRGGGSAEDLWSFNEEMVADALFTMQTPVVSAVGHEVDVMISDFVADLRAPTPSAAMEMILPDMREILYTLNELVERFTYAMNQKLQHLVRELKHTEEILLRSSPSRQLKETQIEFIRLEEEFKRIMTYKLERFSSLLPEMYTKYRQNLVFILEQKNQYLEYMDKKLKMNDPKLQCRKGWAQISAEEKTIELSAIEVNQKFTVQDAETRIEALCLSKA; from the coding sequence ATGAGTCAATCAATGATGAGTGTCTCCTCACTCAATACAAAAATCAAATCACTGCTTGAAGCCACCTTTATGCATATTCTTGTGGAAGGTGAAGTGGCGTCGGTAACTTATCATACATCAGGACATATCTATTTTTCCATTAAAGACCAGCAGAGCAGTATCAAATGTGTCATGTGGCGCTCTTCGGTTTCGAAATTGAAATTCCGCATAGAAAAAGGGATGCATATCGTCATAGAGGGTTCTATAGGCGTTTATACACCCAGGGGTGAATATCAATTCTATGCGGTGCATGTCGAACCTTACGGAAAGGGTGCTTTGGCATTGGCCTATGAACAGCTCAAAGAACGCTTAAAAGAAAAGGGCTATTTTGATGCACAAAGAAAAAAACCCATCCCTAAACATATTAGAAAAATAGCATTGGTCACAGCAAAAGAGAGTGCTGCTCTACATGATATGCTGAAGATCATTGAACATCGCTGGCCCTTACTAGAAGTCGTGATAGTCGATACATTGGTACAGGGGGATGAAGCCGCTGCCCAGATAGCCCATGCCTTGCACTATGCGGACAGTTTAAGTGTGGATGTAGTGGTCGTAGGACGTGGTGGGGGTAGTGCAGAAGATCTGTGGAGTTTTAACGAGGAGATGGTAGCAGATGCTCTTTTTACGATGCAAACACCTGTAGTGAGTGCCGTGGGACATGAAGTGGATGTGATGATAAGTGACTTTGTCGCAGATCTGCGTGCGCCGACTCCAAGTGCTGCTATGGAGATGATACTTCCGGATATGAGAGAGATACTATATACTTTAAATGAACTGGTTGAACGATTTACCTATGCGATGAATCAAAAACTGCAGCATCTTGTACGTGAATTAAAACATACAGAAGAGATACTGTTGCGTAGTTCACCTAGCAGACAACTCAAAGAGACACAGATAGAGTTTATACGTTTAGAAGAGGAGTTTAAGCGAATCATGACGTATAAGTTAGAGCGTTTCTCTTCTTTGTTACCTGAAATGTACACAAAGTATAGGCAGAATTTGGTGTTCATTCTTGAGCAGAAAAACCAGTATCTGGAATATATGGATAAAAAATTAAAGATGAATGATCCTAAACTGCAGTGTCGTAAAGGTTGGGCACAAATATCTGCAGAGGAGAAGACCATTGAACTGAGTGCCATTGAAGTCAATCAGAAATTTACGGTCCAAGATGCGGAAACACGAATAGAAGCTTTATGTTTAAGTAAAGCTTGA
- a CDS encoding cold-shock protein has product MATQVNGTVKWFNSEKGFGFIEQENGGNDVFVHYRQINSNGYDRVSLNEGQKVTFEIGEGQKGPQAENVTGL; this is encoded by the coding sequence ATGGCAACTCAAGTAAATGGAACCGTAAAATGGTTCAACAGTGAAAAAGGTTTCGGTTTTATCGAACAAGAAAATGGCGGAAATGATGTATTTGTACACTATCGTCAAATTAATAGCAATGGTTACGACCGTGTCTCTCTTAATGAGGGTCAAAAAGTGACTTTTGAGATCGGTGAAGGTCAAAAAGGCCCACAGGCTGAGAACGTTACTGGTCTTTAA
- the ubiE gene encoding bifunctional demethylmenaquinone methyltransferase/2-methoxy-6-polyprenyl-1,4-benzoquinol methylase UbiE produces MGIEKLTDKEEKQEKIVTMFDDIASTYDLANRVLSFGIDIQWRKKGCDKAFEILDKKELTQVTDVATGTGDLLIYWKEQAKKNGVKIDKYVGIDPSVGMLDVARKKVDFAEFIEGKAQKLPIEDESTDVISISYGIRNVVDRVEALQEFNRALKPHGIVIILEFTKQDRRGVVNKIVDFGMKKVLPRVGGLISKNYEAYKYLPDSIEEFLTTEMLAKELEEAGFEMKYIKSFSMGISTLLVAQKI; encoded by the coding sequence TTGGGCATTGAGAAATTAACGGATAAAGAAGAGAAACAAGAAAAAATTGTCACAATGTTTGATGATATTGCATCAACGTATGACTTGGCGAACAGGGTATTGAGTTTTGGCATCGACATCCAGTGGCGCAAAAAAGGGTGTGACAAAGCCTTTGAGATCCTGGATAAAAAAGAGTTGACACAGGTGACAGATGTGGCTACGGGTACGGGAGACCTGCTAATCTACTGGAAAGAACAAGCCAAAAAGAATGGTGTCAAGATTGACAAATATGTAGGAATCGACCCTTCTGTAGGTATGCTGGACGTGGCAAGAAAAAAAGTGGATTTCGCAGAGTTCATTGAAGGAAAAGCCCAAAAGCTGCCCATAGAAGATGAGAGTACGGATGTGATCTCCATCTCTTACGGTATTCGTAACGTGGTAGATAGGGTAGAGGCACTGCAAGAGTTCAACCGTGCACTTAAACCACATGGTATTGTAATTATCCTCGAATTTACCAAACAAGACAGAAGAGGTGTGGTCAACAAGATCGTTGATTTTGGTATGAAAAAGGTGCTTCCTCGTGTAGGTGGACTGATCTCCAAGAATTATGAAGCCTATAAATATCTGCCGGACTCGATCGAAGAGTTCTTAACCACAGAAATGCTGGCCAAAGAGTTGGAAGAAGCCGGATTTGAGATGAAGTATATCAAATCTTTCTCTATGGGTATCTCGACCCTTCTCGTTGCACAAAAAATTTAA
- a CDS encoding CDGSH iron-sulfur domain-containing protein: MATPVKVRLEADKTHYFCTCRKSADGVLCDGSHKGTTYRPQPFTVDTTKEYSLCACKKSENLPFCDGTHRKL; the protein is encoded by the coding sequence ATGGCAACACCGGTAAAAGTCAGATTGGAAGCAGATAAAACACATTATTTCTGTACGTGTAGGAAAAGTGCAGACGGAGTATTGTGTGACGGCAGCCATAAAGGAACAACCTATAGACCACAACCATTTACCGTAGATACAACAAAGGAATATTCTCTGTGTGCCTGTAAAAAAAGTGAGAATCTTCCTTTTTGTGATGGGACACATAGGAAATTGTAA
- a CDS encoding co-chaperone GroES, whose amino-acid sequence MAFEPLKDRLLVLREEQSNQTASGLYIPDTAKEKPLEGKVVAVGPDAKEDGINVDDTVVFANFSGMEVMIEGTEYLILTSKEVLGLIK is encoded by the coding sequence ATGGCATTTGAACCATTAAAAGACAGACTGCTTGTTCTTCGTGAAGAGCAGTCAAATCAAACCGCTTCTGGGCTATATATTCCAGATACAGCCAAAGAAAAACCACTGGAAGGAAAAGTCGTTGCAGTTGGTCCTGATGCAAAAGAGGATGGTATTAATGTAGATGATACTGTAGTCTTTGCAAACTTCAGTGGCATGGAAGTCATGATCGAAGGTACAGAGTACCTGATATTAACAAGCAAAGAAGTGCTTGGATTAATCAAATAA
- a CDS encoding rhodanese-like domain-containing protein, protein MKKTLLFLISIITLIHAEDFDTYLKNFDYKARKEMKISTYEMLELVANNEAQLIDIRFKEEFEAWSMGFAKNIPLNELPKRLNELDKNKLIITACPHNDRANIARMFLYFKGYRVRYLSDGLLRTADTLRGDRAKEFIQESK, encoded by the coding sequence ATGAAGAAGACCTTATTATTTTTAATTTCTATTATAACACTAATACATGCAGAAGACTTTGATACCTATCTTAAAAATTTTGATTACAAAGCACGTAAAGAGATGAAAATTTCTACATATGAAATGTTAGAGTTAGTAGCAAATAATGAGGCACAGCTCATTGATATACGCTTCAAAGAGGAATTTGAGGCCTGGAGTATGGGATTTGCTAAGAATATTCCTCTCAATGAATTACCTAAACGTTTGAATGAGTTGGATAAAAACAAACTCATAATCACAGCATGCCCACACAACGATAGAGCCAATATTGCTAGAATGTTTTTATATTTCAAAGGATATCGAGTGAGATATTTGAGTGATGGATTACTTAGAACCGCAGATACTTTACGAGGTGATAGAGCGAAAGAATTTATTCAGGAAAGCAAATAA
- a CDS encoding sensor domain-containing protein — protein MTRFQDIIAQITREEYATMAIVLLSILFVFYTYLLSRQQKKLKITLENNLKVFQKAFDLSDDAVLILSPQNKVIYASNAMVRLLDLKSDFLLKTFISTAQIKVKKEWAGLNQFIQEHRITSNNKVRTYPHITLKISADDEIPVNVYLDTIVMEMPKGVLCDVISIQDLSKAKERSAADFKHPLTHLPNQLQVYNDLPAFFSKAHLEKNKLALMLMSLDNLSRLRSIIGDEQANDILKKFATYLETLTKNANVSVYHTFDNHFLMTVTNLHSIDEAKIFIENIQKKLATFYKMDGVHLHLTASAGIAIYPDSGNIRLLLDHAYKALAQAEQEGDNNITIFLPEKFTAAYDELRLHSDMPGALSRGEFEVYYQPIVRSKDQEVVAAEALIRWKHPQYGMIPPDVFISLMEKTGFIVKLGQFILDEVLKQQKRWELFNFKSIEVSINVSMIEINTGEFVQHVEKKLAEHQLDPECIKFEITEGIAMLNEAQTVKYFLALKKLGVGISLDDFGTGYTSFGYLKKFPADIVKIDKSLVDYILTNEEDQRIVKAIIELAHTLGMKIVVEGIENKQMVDMITSYGCDYLQGYHFSKPLPVFEFQKLIR, from the coding sequence TTGACAAGATTTCAAGACATTATAGCTCAAATCACACGTGAAGAGTATGCAACAATGGCCATAGTGCTTTTATCTATTCTCTTTGTATTCTATACGTATCTGCTTTCAAGACAACAAAAGAAATTAAAAATAACACTTGAAAATAACTTAAAGGTTTTTCAAAAAGCATTTGATCTTTCTGATGATGCTGTATTGATACTTTCTCCCCAAAATAAAGTGATATATGCAAGTAACGCCATGGTACGATTGCTGGATCTAAAAAGTGATTTTTTATTGAAAACATTTATAAGCACGGCTCAAATCAAAGTAAAAAAAGAGTGGGCAGGATTAAATCAATTTATTCAAGAACATCGTATCACATCTAATAATAAAGTACGTACTTATCCTCATATTACATTAAAAATTTCAGCAGATGATGAGATACCTGTGAATGTATATTTAGATACTATAGTGATGGAGATGCCGAAGGGTGTCTTGTGTGATGTGATATCGATTCAAGATCTAAGCAAAGCCAAGGAACGATCTGCTGCGGACTTTAAACATCCATTGACACACTTACCCAATCAATTACAGGTCTACAATGACCTGCCGGCATTTTTTTCAAAAGCACATTTAGAAAAAAATAAATTGGCTTTAATGCTTATGAGTTTAGACAATCTCTCAAGGTTACGATCCATTATAGGAGATGAACAGGCTAATGATATACTCAAAAAATTTGCTACATACTTGGAGACTTTGACGAAGAATGCAAATGTATCTGTATATCATACGTTTGATAATCATTTTTTGATGACAGTAACGAACTTGCACTCTATAGATGAGGCAAAAATATTTATAGAAAATATCCAGAAAAAATTGGCCACATTTTATAAAATGGATGGTGTACATTTACATCTGACTGCTTCAGCAGGTATAGCCATATATCCAGATAGTGGAAATATACGCCTACTGCTTGATCATGCATATAAAGCGTTGGCACAAGCAGAACAAGAGGGTGATAATAATATCACTATATTCTTACCTGAAAAATTTACAGCTGCGTATGATGAATTGAGACTTCACAGTGATATGCCGGGTGCATTAAGCAGAGGTGAATTTGAAGTATACTATCAGCCAATTGTCCGATCAAAAGATCAGGAAGTTGTTGCAGCTGAAGCACTGATCCGATGGAAGCATCCGCAATATGGTATGATCCCTCCGGATGTCTTTATCTCTTTAATGGAGAAAACAGGTTTTATTGTGAAGTTGGGCCAATTTATACTGGATGAAGTTCTGAAACAGCAAAAACGCTGGGAACTGTTCAATTTTAAGAGTATCGAGGTTTCGATCAATGTATCTATGATTGAGATCAATACGGGTGAATTTGTTCAACATGTAGAGAAAAAACTTGCAGAGCATCAGCTTGATCCGGAATGTATCAAATTTGAAATTACAGAGGGTATCGCTATGCTCAATGAAGCGCAGACTGTCAAATACTTTCTTGCATTAAAAAAATTGGGTGTGGGTATCTCATTGGATGACTTTGGTACAGGGTATACTTCTTTTGGATATTTGAAAAAATTTCCTGCAGATATTGTAAAAATTGACAAAAGTTTGGTCGACTATATCTTAACCAACGAAGAAGATCAGAGAATTGTAAAAGCGATCATCGAACTGGCACATACATTAGGCATGAAGATAGTGGTGGAAGGTATTGAAAATAAACAAATGGTCGATATGATAACTTCTTATGGATGTGATTATCTGCAAGGATACCATTTTTCAAAACCCTTACCTGTGTTTGAATTTCAAAAACTGATCAGATAA